In Tachysurus fulvidraco isolate hzauxx_2018 chromosome 3, HZAU_PFXX_2.0, whole genome shotgun sequence, a single window of DNA contains:
- the LOC113644583 gene encoding cathepsin S-like, with amino-acid sequence MLRGLLFTVICGAVVALNDPSLDMHWLLWKKNHSKKYTSELEEMGRREIWEKNLHLISLHNLEASLGMHTYELGMNYMGDMTREEILNMFSGTRIPSTLVRKSSNFFASAGTAVPDSVDWRDKGYVTDVKNQGSCGSCWAFSAAGALEAQLMKKTGQLLSLSPQNLVDCSSQYGNKGCNGGYMSSAFQYVIDNGIASEKTYPYNGVDGQCRYDQSQRVANCSSYRFVSHDDEEALKEAVATIGPISVAIDATRPSFILYRSGVYNDPSCSQDVNHGVLAVGYGSQNGEDYWIVKNSWGTRFGDGGYIRMARNKGNMCGIASYPCYPIM; translated from the exons ATGTTGAGGGGTTTGCTGTTCACAGTAATCTGTGGGGCGGTAGTAGCCCTTAACGACCCAAGCCTGGACATGCACTGGCTCCTGTGGAAGAAAAATCATAGCAAAAAATACACCAGTGAG TTAGAGGAGATGGGTCGGAGGGAAATTTGGGAGAAGAACCTACACTTGATCTCCCTGCATAACCTGGAGGCGTCTTTGGGAATGCATACCTATGAACTGGGCATGAACTATATGGGAGACATG ACTAGAGAAGAGATCCTGAACATGTTTTCTGGGACCCGAATACCTTCTACCCTGGTGAGAAAGTCATCTAATTTTTTTGCCTCTGCTGGAACTGCAGTACCAGATTCAGTTGACTGGAGAGATAAGGGCTACGTAACAGATGTCAAGAACCAG GGTTCATGTGGTTCATGCTGGGCATTTAGTGCCGCTGGGGCACTTGAGGCTCAACTAATGAAGAAAACGGGTCAGCTGCTTTCCCTCAGTCCCCAGAACTTGGTGGACTGCTCTTCTCAGTATGGAAATAAGGGTTGCAATGGAGGTTACATGTCTTCTGCCTTTCAGTACGTCATTGATAATGGCATAGCTTCGGAAAAAACCTACCCTTACAACGGAGTG GATGGACAGTGCAGGTATGACCAATCACAACGTGTTGCCAACTGCTCCAGTTACAGATTTGTTTCTCATGATGATGAGGAGGCACTTAAGGAAGCTGTGGCCACCATTGGACCCATCTCCGTGGCTATTGATGCTACTCGCCCTTCATTCATCCTGTATCGCAGTG GTGTCTACAATGATCCATCCTGCTCCCAGGATGTAAACCATGGAGTGCTGGCTGTAGGGTATGGCAGCCAGAATGGAGAGGACTACTGGATAGTGAAAAACAG CTGGGGCACTAGATTTGGAGATGGAGGCTATATCCGCATGGCCCGCAACAAAGGAAATATGTGTGGAATTGCAAGTTATCCTTGTTACCCCATCATGTAG
- the ctsk gene encoding cathepsin K, with protein MLKYGLVLFLLLGSAVSLLLDSVALDASWENWKHTHRKEYNGLGEETIRRAVWEKNMRLIESHNQEYELGLHSYELGMNHLGDMTTEEVAEKLLGLQVPMDSDPMNAYTGDSVGKLPKSIDYRKLGYVTPVRNQGSCGSCWAFSSVGALEGQLMKTTGKLVNLSPQNLVDCVTENDGCGGGYMTNAFNYVKNNRGIDSEEAYPYVGQDQQCAYNKSGKAAECRGFKEVKKGSEYALSSAVAKVGPVSVGIDAMQSTFQFYKKGVYYDPNCDKENINHAVLAVGYGATPKGKKYWIVKNSWGEEWGNKGYVLMARNRNNACGIANLASFPVMKSV; from the exons ATGTTGAAATATGGGTTAGTGTTATTCCTGCTGCTGGGATCTGCAGTAAGTCTTCTTCTGGATTCTGTAGCGCTAGACGCATCATGGGAAAATTGGAAACACACTCATAGGAAGGAATACAATGGCCTG GGTGAGGAGACTATTCGTAGGGCTGTCTGGGAGAAGAACATGAGGCTAATTGAGAGTCATAACCAAGAGTATGAGCTGGGCCTTCACTCCTATGAACTAGGCATGAACCATCTCGGAGACATG ACAACAGAAGAAGTAGCTGAGAAACTGCTGGGTCTTCAGGTTCCTATGGATAGTGATCCTATGAATGCCTATACTGGTGACTCAGTGGGTAAACTTCCCAAATCCATTGATTATCGAAAACTTGGATATGTTACTCCTGTTAGGAACCAG GGCTCTTGTGGCTCCTGTTGGGCCTTCAGCTCAGTTGGTGCTTTAGAAGGTCAGCTAATGAAGACCACAGGCAAATTGGTAAACCTCAGCCCTCAGAACCTGGTGGACTGTGTGACTGAGAATGATGGCTGCGGTGGTGGATACATGACCAATGCTTTTAATTACGTTAAAAACAACAGAGGTATTGATTCTGAGGAGGCTTATCCCTATGTGGGACAG GACCAACAGTGTGCATATAATAAATCTGGGAAAGCAGCTGAGTGCCGAGGATTTAAGGAAGTAAAGAAAGGAAGCGAATATGCACTGTCATCTGCTGTTGCTAAAGTTGGCCCAGTTTCTGTAGGCATTGACGCCATGCAGTCAACTTTCCAGTTTTACAAGAAAG GAGTCTATTATGATCCAAACTGTGACAAGGAAAATATCAACCATGCTGTGCTGGCAGTGGGCTATGGTGCCACtccaaaggggaaaaaatactgGATTGTCAAAAACAG TTGGGGTGAGGAGTGGGGAAATAAAGGTTATGTCCTGATGGCCCGTAACCGTAATAATGCCTGTGGAATTGCCAACCTGGCCAGTTTTCCTGTAATGAAATCTGTTTAG